GGTCGGTGCCACCGCCGTGGGCCCAGGGGATGTCGTGGTGGGCGTGGCACAGGTAGCCCGGGACGTCGCAACCGGACTGGTGTTGGCAGTGGCGTTGTTCGACGATCGCAGCGAGGCGTTGGGCGGGGGTGTGGAACCGGTGCTTCCTACCCAGGGCCAACACTTCGGCGTCGGCGTTCATCCAGGCCGGGATGACCCCGGCGCCGCAGGCCAGGCGGAGGTATTGGGTGGGGCTGATCTTGGTGCCTGTCTCGAGCTGGGCGGCCTTGAGCTTGCCTTGGAGGAGGTCGTAGTCGCCGATGGCGATCACGGTGGCGGACAGGCCGCCGATCTTGGGTAGCTGGGCGGGGTCGTAGCCCTCGATCCACTCGATGAACGCCTGACCGAGGCGTTCGGCTGAGGGCCTCTTCCAGTCGTAGGACCCCGCACCCTGTTCGGCGCGGACGTGTTTGGGGGCGGCCAGGGCATGGAGCTGTTTGCGGAACGCATCTGCGGTGGCGGTGGGGATGCTGAACCGGCCGTGGGTCAACCCGTCACCGTCATCGCCCATGGTGAGCCTGGTGCGTCTGCGGGCTCGTTCTTCCTGGGCTTCGAGGGCTTTGGCTTCGCGTTCGTCGGCGCCGTCTGGGTCGAGGCGTTCCCAGATCGCGTGCCCCATCGTCGCCAGGGCGTCGGCGTCGTGACCGCCGACAGCTTCGCCGAGGAGGAACGCCTCGGCGCGGGCCTGGTCGTGGACCGAGACCTTCTCGTCGTCCAGCAGAGCGACATGGTTGGCGATGGCTTGGGCCTGCTCGGCGTGGATCTCCCCGCGGGCCGTCGCGGCCCTGGTGGGTTCCAGGTCGCCCAGACCTGCGGCGAGCTTGGCCTTTGCTCGAGCAGACCGTCGGGTCACCCCGGTGGTGCGTTGGACCCACCGGCCCACGTTGCGGCACTGCACCTGGCCGGGCAGGTCCAGGACCTCGGCCTGGCTGATCGACCTGGCTTCGAGCTCGGCCACACCTGCTGCGACCCGGGCAGCGAGACCCACGACCCTGGTGGTGGTCTTCTCGTCCATCGACCAGGTCGGGACGTCGGCTAGATCCTTCAGCTCGTCGAGCACCGTGCACAGGAACGCCTCGATCGGGTGTCCCGATCCGGGGGTGTCGGTGTGCTGGGCCATGGGTCTATTCCAGCACCGACCACTGACAGTCCTGATCGACTTTCGCGCTCAACCACAGGGGTTGTGGACAACCCAGCCCCACCCTGTCCCTGTGGACGGTTCGTGGTTGTTTCCACAGTCGTGGGTCGGGTTGGGCGGGTCGGTGG
The Nocardioides plantarum genome window above contains:
- a CDS encoding HNH endonuclease signature motif containing protein; this translates as MAQHTDTPGSGHPIEAFLCTVLDELKDLADVPTWSMDEKTTTRVVGLAARVAAGVAELEARSISQAEVLDLPGQVQCRNVGRWVQRTTGVTRRSARAKAKLAAGLGDLEPTRAATARGEIHAEQAQAIANHVALLDDEKVSVHDQARAEAFLLGEAVGGHDADALATMGHAIWERLDPDGADEREAKALEAQEERARRRTRLTMGDDGDGLTHGRFSIPTATADAFRKQLHALAAPKHVRAEQGAGSYDWKRPSAERLGQAFIEWIEGYDPAQLPKIGGLSATVIAIGDYDLLQGKLKAAQLETGTKISPTQYLRLACGAGVIPAWMNADAEVLALGRKHRFHTPAQRLAAIVEQRHCQHQSGCDVPGYLCHAHHDIPWAHGGGTDLRTTKLYCPFHHARVHQPGHDPIRT